From Patescibacteria group bacterium, a single genomic window includes:
- the fur gene encoding transcriptional repressor, translating into MHKLQDLLRHSALKVTSARVAVLDFLSRAKYPQDAEEIYDYLQSRNEKIDRATIYRILDVFLQKGLIQKVEFGEGRSRFELRRNDHHHLICENCGRITDIFDCGISDLEKQIKQKKYFLVKRHSLEFFGICKLCQQQ; encoded by the coding sequence ATGCACAAATTACAAGATTTACTTCGCCACTCAGCGTTAAAAGTGACCTCTGCAAGAGTTGCGGTCTTGGATTTTTTATCTAGGGCAAAATATCCGCAGGATGCGGAGGAGATCTATGATTATCTTCAGTCAAGAAACGAAAAAATTGATCGAGCTACAATATATCGGATTTTAGATGTTTTTTTACAAAAAGGTCTTATTCAAAAAGTTGAGTTTGGAGAAGGACGCTCTCGTTTTGAACTCAGAAGGAATGATCATCACCATCTGATCTGTGAAAATTGTGGGAGAATTACAGATATTTTTGACTGTGGTATCTCTGATCTTGAAAAACAAATCAAACAAAAAAAATATTTTCTCGTAAAGCGACACTCTCTAGAGTTTTTTGGCATTTGTAAACTATGTCAACAACAATAA
- a CDS encoding acylphosphatase gives MIQAHIVITGYVQGVGYRHFVKNHARQLGLTGWVQNLPDGSVEVLVQGEKKDIESLIKECRKGPFLAQVKDIKVEWQDIKKRFSDFQIYHTNF, from the coding sequence ATGATTCAAGCTCATATTGTTATTACAGGATACGTTCAAGGAGTGGGATACAGACATTTCGTCAAAAACCATGCAAGACAATTAGGTCTTACTGGCTGGGTACAAAATCTTCCTGATGGCAGCGTTGAAGTACTAGTACAAGGAGAAAAGAAAGATATTGAATCTCTTATCAAAGAATGTAGAAAAGGACCTTTTCTTGCTCAGGTGAAAGATATCAAAGTAGAATGGCAGGACATAAAAAAGCGTTTTTCCGATTTTCAAATCTATCACACCAATTTTTGA